GATCTCCACGGCCGAGCGCGACGTCGTCCCCTTGGTGAGCAGCCCGGCGGTTAACGCCGCGAGCCCGGTGCGCCCGGCCGGATCAGCCGCGGCTCCGGTCTTGACGACCAGGCGGGCCTGGACCGCGGGGATCGTGTGCCGCTCCACGAACAATACGGTGAGGCCGTTGGACATCACCCACCGTTGAACCGTCACCTGCGCGGGCCCTGCAGCCGCGGCGCAGACGGGCGCGATCGGCACCACGCTCACGGCGAGCACCCACAGCCACCAGGGCGTTCTCCGCCCTCGGGCGGCTCGACCGACGCTCACGGCGGGGAATCGCCTCCGGCGCGCTCGGTGGTCTCCGCGGGCAGTGGCACCAGGAGGCCGACGGTCCGTTGGCTTTCGCCGAGATAGGTGTTCGCCGCGCGCACCACGTCGGCGGCGCTCACCTTACGGACGTTGGCCACAAAGGTGGTGAGGTAGTCTCGTCCGGCTCCCACGCTCTCCGCGTTTCCGATCTGCATGGCCCGGTAGAAGTTCGAGTCCTGACCGAGCACGAACTGCGCCTCGATCTGATTTTTGGCTTTGGTCAGCTCGCGGTCGGCCGGTGGGGTCGTCTTGAGCCGCTCCACTTCGTCCAGCAGGGTACGCTCGAGATCGCCCGCCGATGTGCCCGCGTGCGCCATCGCGTAGAGGTACAAGAGCGGGGGGTCGGTGGACAGCGCCGTGTAGTCGCCCCCCACCTCCAACGCCACCTGGCGCTCGTAGACCAGGGTCCGGTACAAGCGGGAGCTGGGCCCGTCCGCAAGCAAGCCGGCCAAGACGCTGAGCGCATACGCGTCCGGGTGCCTGAAATTGGGGACGTGATACCCCACCATCACGGCCGGGAGTTGCGCGGCCTTTTTCACCATGACACGCCGCTCCCCTCGCTGGGGAGGCTCCGCCGTCACGCGCCGCACCGGCGCCGGCGGGCCGGCCACTGGGCCGAAGACCTGTTCGATCCGGGCCAGGGTGGCTTTGGGATCGATATCGCCGACGATGACCAACACCGCGTTGCCCGGCGTGTAGTGCCGCCGGTAATACGCGCGGACATCGTCGGCCGTCAACTGGTCGAGGTCATCCATCCAGCCGATCACCGGCCACTGGTAGGGATTGGCCATAAACGCCGTAGCGTACAGGTGTTCGATCAGCGTGCCGTGCGGATCGTCCTCGGTCCGCAGGCGGCGCTCCTCTTTGACCACGTCCCGTTCCAGTGCGAATTCCTGCTCCGATATCACCAACCCGGTGAGCCGGTCGGCTTCCAACTCCAAGGCGAGGTCCACCTGGTCGCTGGCCAGATTTTCGAAATACGCCGTGTAATCTTGACTGGTGAACGCATTGTCGTTCCCCCCTCGCTCGGCGATCATCCGCGAAAACGCCCCCTTGCCGTACCGAGCCGTGCCCTTGAACATCATGTGCTCCATGAGATGGGACAACCCGGTTTTGCCGCTCACTTCATCCCGGGAGCCAACGCGGTACCAGATTTGCACGGACGCCACCGGCGCTTTGGGTTCCGGCACCAGGATGACGCGCAGGCCGTTGGGGAGGGTCGAGTCGACTGGGGAAACCGCCCACGCGACGGGGGCGACCAGCACCAGGGACAGCACGAGCGCGCCCATCCGGGCGTGACGCAACATGGCCGGATGCTAACGGAACGCCGAAGAACGTGTCAAGACACGAGTGGTCGGCGGAATAAAACCATCCAATCACGGTCTTTCCTCACAAGGGGACGAGCCGCTGGGCGGCCTGGAGAGACGCCGCTTCCCGAGCCACGACCGCGAGCGCGTCCAGGAGGTGAGGCATGCAGTGTGCGCGCTGTCGGGGGTTGATGGTGGTCGATCGCTTTACGGATCTGCTGGACGAGACCGGGCAGATTACGTTCGGGGGATGGCGCTGCCTATCTTGCGGTGAAATCGTCGACCCGGTGATCGTGTCCAACCGCGTCCGCAAAGTGCCCCTGCCCACGACCAAGCCGCGCCACGCGCGACTCCTCCAGTGGGTCAGCCCCAGCCCCAATAACTAGCAGGTTGCTGAAAAAGTCCATCTGCTGCGTTCTCGGTCGTCGGAAATCCTCACGTACGACCCAGTACGCTCCGGTTTCCTCCTCCCTGCGGCCTTGCAGCTGGAACTTTTTGAGCAACCTGCTGGCTATCTTAAAAGGCGACGCACGCGCCGATTTCTTTTCTAAACCCCGCATCCTGGATCCCGGATGCGGGAGCCCGTTCAGGAACGCGCCAGATGCAAGGCGGAGCGAGCACCGGAGCGCAGCGTACTAAGTGCGTACGTGAGCACCGGCTGCGCAGCGACAACGCCGCAGATGGGCGTTCATGGACGGGCTCTGAGGGCTCTCAGAGGAGGCGGGTCAGCGCGTCCAAGGCGGACAGCATCTCCCCGTCCGCCTCCTTCCCTCGCCGGTGCGGCAGCCCCTGCAGGTCCGATCCCCCGACGCGGCCTTTGCGCAGATACAGCTCCGCGAGGTACTGCAAGCGCTCTCCCACCCGCGAGGCCTGGGCGGTTCGGGAGACTTCGTCGGGCGACAGCCCCAGCTCGCGCCCGATGCTTTCCAGCGCCTCTCCGGCCGTGACTCGCCGCACGATTTCCCGGTTGCGTCGGGCCGCCGCCAGCAAGCGGGACACCTCGACCAACACCAGACCGTCCACGACCTTGACCGCGAACGTCTTGGCGAGAATGGTGGGATCGCGGTCGTTGGCACCGGTCCGGATGTCGAACTTCCATTCGTGCCAGGGACACGTGATGGTGGTTCCCTCGATCTCCCCTTCGCCGATCGGACCGCCCTGGTGAGGGCAACTGTGCTCCAACGCATAGATGGTTCCGCCCACGTGCAACAACGCGATCGGCGTGCCCGCGACCCTGATGATTTTGGTTCGACCGGCCGGCACCTCGGCCACTTCCGCCACCGGCACATATTCCACCGCCACAAATTCTCCCTTCGCGCTCAATGGACGCTGCTCGGCGTCCGTCGATCCGTCAATTCTACGCACCCGCCGCGCAGCCTGTCAAAAGGCGCAGCGCGCCACACGGTGGCGCGGCAACGCGGGACTGATTGCTTTCGCCCCGGTCCGCCCCTACAATCGACCCCCGCGACTCCCGAGCTGGCATGACGGACTCCCACGCGAAACCACACGAAACTCGCGCCGATCTGGTGGTGGTCGGCGCGGGGATCGGCGGCGCCGTGCTCGCGCTCTTGGCCGCGGCCAAAGAACGCCGGGTCGTGGTGCTCGACCGCCAAAGCCGAGGCCCCACGGACCCGGATCGGGGCGAGATCCTTCAGCCCAACGGGCTCAGGATCCTCGACCGGTTGGGGCTGCTGGCCGAGTTGTCGGAGCACTCGGTCTCGCGTGTACGCCGCTATCATTTTCACCGCATCGGCGGCCCGCGACTGGTGACCATCGATTACGGAGCCCTGCCCGAGCCGTACAACTACACCTTGGTGGGGCACCCGCGCGCCCTGATGGCTTCCATCCGCTACCGGTTGGCCGCCTCCGGATTGGTCGACATGCGGTGGGGCGAGGCGGTCGTCGGCCTGGTCCGCCAACGTCGCCGGGTGGTGGGTGTGGACACGGAGTTTGGCGGCAACCGGAGCCGGGTACTGGCGCCGGTCGTGGTGGGTGGGGACGGCCCTGGATCACCTGTGCGCTCCGCGCTACGTATCCCCACCCGGGTCCGTCGCTACGCGGACGGCTACGTGACCATGGTCCTGCCGCGCCCCGATGGATTCGGCCCCGACGGCCGCTATTACGTGGGCCGTCGGGAAATCCTCGGCGTCTTTCCACTCGGCGCCGAGCGCATCTATGCGTTTTATCTCTGGCCGGTGCGACGGCGTCCGGAGCTGGAGCACCGCGGACTGCCCGCGCTCAAAGGCGTTCTGACCGCGATCGACCCGGATTTGAAGCGCCCGCTGGAGGCGCTCACGAGCTGGGATCAGGTCGGCTGGATGCCGTGTCTCAAGGTCGTCCCTCGGCGGTGGGTGGGACATGGTGCGGCGTTGCTGGGGGACGCGGCGCACGCGCTGAACCCGCACGTGGCGCAGGGGCGCAACCAGGCGCTGGAGGACGCGGTAACGCTGGACGCGGTGTTGGACTCGTGTTTCGCCAGCGGAAATTTCAGCCGCCAGGCCCTCTCGTTGTACGAACGGATACGACGGCCGCAAGCGGCCGCGCTCCAGCGGTTGGGCGACGAGATGGCCTTTTTCTGGAACACCGGCAACCCGATCGTGGCCTCGATCCGCGATCGCGTCTTCTCCACGCTCGGCCGCAACGAGTACCTCCGGACCAAAATGCTGTCGTTGGTCGCGGGGTTGTCGGACCGGAGGTTTTCCGTCTGGGATCGCGCGCGCGCGCTGGGTTGGCCGCGGTGACCCCCCGCACTCTCGTGATCGTGCCCACGTACAACGAGCGGGACAATGTGGAGTCGTTGGTCACCCAGGCTCTTGCAGCCCTGCCCGACAGCGAGGTGTTGGTGGTGGACGACGCTTCGCCCGACGGCACCGGAGCGCTCGCGAACGCGCTGGCCGCTCGCACCGAACGCGTGCACGTCCTGCACCGCCCCCGCAAGGAAGGGCTGGGGCCGGCCTATCAAGCGGGATTTCGCTGGGCGCTCGATCGCCGGTACGACGAGGTGATCGAGATGGACTGCGATTTCTCGCACGACCCCTCGGACCTTCCGCGATTGGTGGCGGCGTCGCGGAGCGGGGCGGATCTCGTGGTCGGCTCGCGGTATGTACCGGGAGCCCGAATCGAGGGCTGGCCGTGGTACCGTCACCTCTTGAGCGCCGGCGCCAACCTTTATGCCCGCGCGCTGCTGGGCCGATCGGTCCGAGACTGGACGAGCGGCTTCAAGTGCTTCCGGCGCGCCGCGCTCATCGCCTTGCTGGACAGCGGCCCCCCGGCCAACGGCTATGTCTTCCAGGTGCAAGGCACCCACCGCGTGATCGGGCGCGGCGGCCGTGTGACGGAGGTGCCGATTGTGTTCCGGGAACGCACGCGCGGCGCCTCGAAGGTCCGCTACAACAGCGCCGTGGAAGCGTTTGTCGCGGTATGGAAGCTGCGAGCCGGCCGGTGACCGATCGCTGCGGGCTGTCGTGGCGCATCGCGCTCGCGATCGGCGCGGCCACGGTCGCGGTCTTCTCCCCCGCTCTCTGGAACGGGTTCGTCGATTGGGACGACCCGATGAATTTCACCAACAACCCCCATATCCGGGGCTTGGATTGGGCCAACCTGAAGTGGATGGTCACCGCCATACACTTGGGCGTGTATCAGCCGTTCGCGTGGTTCGTGGCAGGCGTTGAATACGAGTTGGGAGGACTCGATCCCCGTGTCTACCACGCCACCTCCGTGCTCTTTCACGCGGCAACCGCTGTCGCGGTTTATGCTCTCGCGGTCCATCTGCTGTCCGACCGCGTCCGCTCGGTTACCGCGCTGCGCCTGTGCGCGGGGATAGCGGCCCTGTTCTTCGCCCTGCATCCACTGCGCGTCGAAGCCGTGGCCTGGGCCTCGGCGCAAGGGTACCCGCTCTCGGCGCTCTTCTACGCCACGGCGCTGGTCGCGTATCTCCGCGCGCACCGTTGGCCCGAGACCGACACCGGTTCGGTCCCCTCCCGCGGCATTCGCGCCGGCTGGTTTGCCGTGGCGGTC
This Nitrospirota bacterium DNA region includes the following protein-coding sequences:
- a CDS encoding NAD(P)/FAD-dependent oxidoreductase, which codes for MTDSHAKPHETRADLVVVGAGIGGAVLALLAAAKERRVVVLDRQSRGPTDPDRGEILQPNGLRILDRLGLLAELSEHSVSRVRRYHFHRIGGPRLVTIDYGALPEPYNYTLVGHPRALMASIRYRLAASGLVDMRWGEAVVGLVRQRRRVVGVDTEFGGNRSRVLAPVVVGGDGPGSPVRSALRIPTRVRRYADGYVTMVLPRPDGFGPDGRYYVGRREILGVFPLGAERIYAFYLWPVRRRPELEHRGLPALKGVLTAIDPDLKRPLEALTSWDQVGWMPCLKVVPRRWVGHGAALLGDAAHALNPHVAQGRNQALEDAVTLDAVLDSCFASGNFSRQALSLYERIRRPQAAALQRLGDEMAFFWNTGNPIVASIRDRVFSTLGRNEYLRTKMLSLVAGLSDRRFSVWDRARALGWPR
- a CDS encoding pitrilysin family protein; the protein is MLRHARMGALVLSLVLVAPVAWAVSPVDSTLPNGLRVILVPEPKAPVASVQIWYRVGSRDEVSGKTGLSHLMEHMMFKGTARYGKGAFSRMIAERGGNDNAFTSQDYTAYFENLASDQVDLALELEADRLTGLVISEQEFALERDVVKEERRLRTEDDPHGTLIEHLYATAFMANPYQWPVIGWMDDLDQLTADDVRAYYRRHYTPGNAVLVIVGDIDPKATLARIEQVFGPVAGPPAPVRRVTAEPPQRGERRVMVKKAAQLPAVMVGYHVPNFRHPDAYALSVLAGLLADGPSSRLYRTLVYERQVALEVGGDYTALSTDPPLLYLYAMAHAGTSAGDLERTLLDEVERLKTTPPADRELTKAKNQIEAQFVLGQDSNFYRAMQIGNAESVGAGRDYLTTFVANVRKVSAADVVRAANTYLGESQRTVGLLVPLPAETTERAGGDSPP
- a CDS encoding polyprenol monophosphomannose synthase, yielding MTPRTLVIVPTYNERDNVESLVTQALAALPDSEVLVVDDASPDGTGALANALAARTERVHVLHRPRKEGLGPAYQAGFRWALDRRYDEVIEMDCDFSHDPSDLPRLVAASRSGADLVVGSRYVPGARIEGWPWYRHLLSAGANLYARALLGRSVRDWTSGFKCFRRAALIALLDSGPPANGYVFQVQGTHRVIGRGGRVTEVPIVFRERTRGASKVRYNSAVEAFVAVWKLRAGR
- a CDS encoding Rieske 2Fe-2S domain-containing protein, yielding MAVEYVPVAEVAEVPAGRTKIIRVAGTPIALLHVGGTIYALEHSCPHQGGPIGEGEIEGTTITCPWHEWKFDIRTGANDRDPTILAKTFAVKVVDGLVLVEVSRLLAAARRNREIVRRVTAGEALESIGRELGLSPDEVSRTAQASRVGERLQYLAELYLRKGRVGGSDLQGLPHRRGKEADGEMLSALDALTRLL